The following proteins are co-located in the Streptomyces sp. NBC_01198 genome:
- a CDS encoding HPr family phosphocarrier protein, protein MSPNSETGASTTRYESTVQLPADLHARPAGRLARAAAGFTSTLRLEHAGRTATPAGVLSVMALGATAGSTVTVSAEGPDALEAVTALAAILAAGE, encoded by the coding sequence ATGTCGCCAAACTCTGAGACCGGCGCGAGCACCACGCGCTACGAGTCCACCGTGCAGTTGCCCGCCGACCTGCACGCCCGCCCGGCCGGCCGTCTCGCCCGCGCCGCCGCCGGCTTCACCAGTACCCTCCGGCTCGAGCACGCCGGCCGTACGGCCACGCCGGCCGGGGTCCTGTCCGTCATGGCCCTCGGCGCCACCGCCGGAAGCACGGTCACCGTCAGTGCGGAGGGCCCCGACGCACTGGAGGCCGTCACCGCGCTGGCCGCGATCCTCGCCGCGGGCGAATGA
- a CDS encoding N-acyl homoserine lactonase family protein — MGTINNISVLSTGQVQIRPQHVESDGSSMTEWLSTATTWTAPRPINVYVIEHSDGLVLFDTGQDRSSVTDPDYFPGGPAGEVYDRLARFEIPADQTLTAQLARLGHDIADVKVAILSHLHQDHIGGLRELPHAEIIVSQQDWDELDRPDAAFIGLLKQHIDIPALHWNRVTPTPVDDPTLAPFTNAYDVMNDGTLLLLPTPGHTPGSLSLLLRKPQAAPLLFVGDLTYDVNLLAQDRIPGVGDTTGLHTSTRHVNEFATRNPGLTILAAHDPAAAHLLNTALDRTQSTV; from the coding sequence ATGGGCACCATCAACAACATCTCAGTCCTCAGCACCGGCCAGGTCCAGATCCGCCCCCAGCACGTCGAATCCGACGGCTCCTCCATGACGGAGTGGCTCAGCACCGCCACCACCTGGACCGCACCCAGGCCGATCAACGTCTACGTGATCGAGCACAGCGACGGCCTCGTCCTGTTCGACACCGGGCAGGACCGCAGCTCGGTCACCGACCCCGACTACTTCCCCGGCGGCCCCGCCGGAGAGGTCTACGACCGCCTCGCCCGCTTCGAGATCCCCGCCGACCAGACCCTCACCGCCCAACTCGCCCGCCTCGGCCACGACATCGCCGACGTCAAGGTCGCGATCCTCTCCCACCTCCACCAGGACCACATCGGCGGACTCCGCGAACTCCCCCACGCCGAGATCATAGTCAGCCAGCAGGACTGGGACGAACTCGACAGGCCCGACGCAGCCTTCATCGGCCTGCTCAAACAGCACATCGACATCCCCGCACTGCACTGGAACCGCGTCACCCCCACCCCCGTCGACGACCCCACCCTCGCACCCTTCACCAACGCCTACGACGTCATGAACGACGGCACCCTCCTGCTCCTCCCCACCCCCGGCCACACCCCGGGCTCACTCTCCCTGCTGCTGCGCAAGCCCCAGGCCGCACCCCTGCTCTTCGTCGGCGACCTCACCTACGACGTCAACCTCCTCGCCCAGGACCGCATCCCCGGCGTCGGCGACACCACAGGCCTCCACACCTCCACCCGCCACGTCAACGAATTCGCCACCCGCAACCCCGGACTGACCATCCTCGCCGCACACGACCCCGCCGCCGCCCACCTCCTCAACACCGCACTCGACCGCACCCAATCCACCGTGTGA
- a CDS encoding SDR family NAD(P)-dependent oxidoreductase → MGTNIVVTGGAAGLGYAIAEELVARGRGVVLLDRDETALKASVERLGGRDRAVGLTGDLSTVEGVRTAASALLARGDIGGLVNNAGGWLPDEQYPDAGPERWMAALTLNLTAPMLLTHLLWPMLSTAAGAVVNIGSSGGLGDAAYGSPEYGAAKAGLHRFTTSLAGRTDVRVMAVVPGWIGLERARKQWAALTGPERDEVGPLVHPEDIAAAVCTLLASGRAGEVVEMLNGHRP, encoded by the coding sequence ATGGGTACCAATATCGTCGTCACGGGAGGCGCTGCCGGGCTCGGTTATGCGATCGCTGAGGAGCTGGTTGCTCGCGGACGGGGCGTTGTTCTGCTCGACCGCGACGAAACGGCATTGAAGGCCAGCGTCGAGCGCCTCGGCGGCAGGGACCGAGCAGTCGGTCTCACGGGCGATCTGTCGACCGTCGAAGGGGTCCGTACTGCCGCCAGTGCCCTCTTGGCGCGTGGTGACATCGGAGGGCTGGTGAACAACGCCGGTGGCTGGCTCCCGGATGAGCAGTATCCCGACGCAGGGCCCGAGCGGTGGATGGCCGCGCTCACACTGAACCTCACCGCTCCGATGTTGCTGACCCACCTGCTGTGGCCAATGCTCTCCACCGCAGCAGGCGCGGTGGTGAACATCGGGTCCAGCGGCGGCCTTGGCGACGCTGCCTACGGTTCCCCGGAGTACGGCGCCGCGAAAGCCGGCCTGCACCGCTTCACCACAAGCCTTGCGGGACGTACGGATGTCCGTGTGATGGCCGTGGTGCCCGGGTGGATCGGATTGGAGCGCGCACGAAAGCAATGGGCCGCGCTGACCGGACCCGAGCGCGACGAAGTCGGCCCACTCGTTCATCCCGAAGACATTGCCGCCGCAGTCTGCACTCTTCTCGCATCGGGCCGAGCGGGAGAAGTGGTCGAGATGCTGAACGGCCACCGGCCCTGA
- the dhaM gene encoding dihydroxyacetone kinase phosphoryl donor subunit DhaM — protein sequence MNAPVGIVLVSHSAELVGGLRELVEQIGSSTVPLAVAGGTDDGRIGTSYDLVLAAIGRADRGGGVVVLPDLGSSVLTARTVLEDHPRADVLIVDAPFVEGAVAAVVTAATGADLAAVADAAKEARHVAKL from the coding sequence ATGAACGCACCAGTCGGCATCGTACTCGTCTCCCACAGCGCCGAGCTCGTCGGCGGCCTCCGCGAGTTGGTCGAGCAGATCGGTTCGAGTACGGTCCCGCTCGCCGTCGCCGGCGGCACCGACGACGGCCGGATCGGCACGAGTTACGACCTCGTGCTCGCCGCGATCGGCCGCGCCGACCGGGGCGGCGGCGTCGTCGTACTGCCCGACCTCGGCAGCTCCGTGCTGACCGCCCGCACCGTTCTGGAAGACCACCCCCGCGCCGACGTCCTCATCGTCGACGCCCCGTTCGTCGAGGGAGCCGTCGCCGCCGTCGTCACCGCCGCAACCGGTGCCGACCTCGCGGCGGTCGCCGACGCCGCCAAGGAGGCCCGCCATGTCGCCAAACTCTGA
- a CDS encoding SigE family RNA polymerase sigma factor — translation MSAEADGRDAEFREFMTGRWPSLVRIAYGLTGDRGHAEDLAQTALAKAYANWARVRRADDPDAYVRRILINANHGRFSKRRVTEHDWDLRQEPAVADVTGDLDQRSALVAALMELPPKQRAVVVLRYWDGLTENQAAAILGCSVGNVKSQASRALAKLRTSAQLQDGSLSW, via the coding sequence ATGAGCGCTGAGGCCGATGGCCGCGACGCCGAGTTCAGGGAGTTCATGACGGGCCGCTGGCCGTCCCTGGTGCGGATCGCCTACGGGCTGACCGGCGATCGCGGCCACGCCGAGGACCTGGCGCAGACGGCACTGGCCAAGGCCTACGCGAACTGGGCCCGGGTCCGCAGGGCCGACGATCCGGACGCCTATGTGCGCCGGATCCTCATCAACGCCAACCACGGCCGCTTCAGCAAGCGCCGGGTCACCGAGCACGACTGGGATCTGCGCCAGGAGCCGGCGGTCGCCGACGTGACGGGCGACCTCGACCAGCGGTCAGCACTGGTGGCGGCCCTGATGGAGCTGCCTCCCAAACAGCGCGCGGTCGTCGTGCTGCGCTACTGGGACGGCCTCACCGAGAACCAGGCCGCGGCGATCCTCGGCTGCTCGGTCGGCAACGTGAAGAGCCAGGCGTCGCGGGCGCTGGCGAAGCTTCGGACCAGCGCACAGCTTCAGGACGGGAGCCTGTCATGGTGA
- a CDS encoding NAD(P)H-binding protein produces MDQIHLSPVLVTGATGRVGRVVIDRLLDAGVPVRALTHRSEAAATLPAEVEVFTGDLTVPQTLAPALNGAGAVFLVWTAPPQTAQAVVEQLAAHVRRIVFLSSPHQTPHPFFQQPNSMAMLHADIERHIAATGLESTIIRPGMFASNSLAWWAPAIRAGEVVRWPYGAAASAPVDDRDVAAVAARTLHQDGHVGGDYVLTGPESLTQAAQVGVIGDALGRRIAFEEMTPDEFRSLSEGSVPSSVADMLLAAWSAAVGQPAYITTAVADILGTPPRTFHQWAADHATEFTEGPQGS; encoded by the coding sequence ATGGATCAGATACACCTTTCTCCCGTGCTCGTGACCGGGGCGACGGGCCGGGTCGGCCGCGTCGTCATCGACCGACTCCTTGACGCGGGCGTGCCGGTCCGCGCCCTCACCCATCGCTCCGAGGCGGCGGCGACCCTGCCGGCGGAGGTCGAGGTCTTCACCGGCGACCTCACGGTGCCCCAGACACTCGCCCCAGCGTTGAACGGCGCCGGTGCGGTCTTCCTCGTCTGGACCGCCCCGCCTCAGACCGCGCAGGCAGTCGTGGAGCAACTGGCAGCCCACGTACGGCGGATCGTCTTCCTCTCCTCCCCGCACCAGACACCGCACCCCTTCTTCCAGCAGCCCAACTCCATGGCGATGCTGCACGCCGACATCGAGCGGCACATCGCAGCCACCGGACTCGAGTCGACGATCATCCGGCCGGGGATGTTCGCGTCGAACTCGCTGGCCTGGTGGGCGCCGGCGATCCGGGCCGGCGAAGTCGTCCGGTGGCCCTACGGTGCTGCCGCGTCGGCACCGGTCGACGACCGCGACGTCGCAGCCGTCGCGGCGCGGACGCTCCACCAGGACGGACACGTCGGAGGCGACTACGTGCTGACGGGCCCCGAATCACTCACCCAGGCCGCGCAGGTGGGCGTCATCGGTGACGCCCTGGGGCGCCGGATCGCCTTCGAGGAGATGACACCGGACGAGTTCCGGAGCCTGTCGGAGGGCTCGGTGCCCAGCTCGGTCGCCGACATGCTGCTCGCCGCGTGGAGCGCGGCGGTCGGACAGCCCGCGTACATCACCACTGCGGTGGCCGACATCCTCGGTACGCCGCCGCGAACGTTCCACCAGTGGGCCGCCGACCACGCCACCGAGTTCACGGAGGGGCCGCAGGGGTCGTAA
- a CDS encoding phosphoenolpyruvate--protein phosphotransferase, whose translation MTRRAYPGLAASRGTALGVLHRVDRPVRAPAPEGGVTNEGRAAAAERISCAFDAVAAHLLDLSRTLHAQGEAEQADIMEVGSLIAQDPALRDTAVQHARDGRPAALAVQLAVDAQAATLAGLDDPTLAERAADVRQVGRRALARLHGAAPAAAEERPLILAAHEIGAADLLEPGRKVAAAIAVTGGPNSHAAIVARSLGIPLLLGVDPALLDLPDGAEILLDAGLATAVAGPDDGERTDALRTIAAAQERRRQLAVGRQSPAETADGRRIALRANAATRADAEAALQANAEGVGLLRTELPFLDAESWPSAAQHEAVLGPVLGALRGQVVVARTLDFADDKLPPFLARGRSGRLGRGLPLMLAQPDAFADQFRGLLRAGADTDLRIMIPMVAHVDEVRACRALLERAAAHAGVPVPALGIMVELPEAVDGADELAREADFFSIGSNDLTSQILGLDRRDQAATPDLAAHPAVLRAIDRVVRAAHRHNRQVSVCGDAAAQPLVAPLLVGLGCDSLSVSPAALDEVRTLIRRLRHDTCVTLAAEAMARRNLDEVLSLVQRRCASALA comes from the coding sequence ATGACCCGTCGCGCGTATCCCGGTCTGGCCGCCTCCCGCGGTACGGCCCTGGGCGTCCTCCACCGTGTCGACCGCCCGGTGCGGGCCCCGGCGCCGGAGGGCGGCGTGACGAACGAGGGCCGGGCGGCCGCCGCCGAACGGATCAGCTGCGCATTCGATGCCGTCGCCGCGCACCTGCTGGACCTGTCGCGGACGCTGCACGCCCAGGGCGAGGCGGAGCAGGCCGACATCATGGAGGTCGGCAGCCTCATCGCGCAGGATCCTGCGCTGCGCGACACGGCGGTCCAGCACGCCCGGGACGGGCGGCCGGCGGCGCTCGCCGTCCAACTCGCTGTCGACGCCCAGGCCGCGACTCTGGCCGGACTCGATGACCCGACGCTCGCCGAACGGGCCGCCGACGTACGCCAGGTGGGACGGCGGGCGCTGGCCCGGCTGCACGGGGCGGCGCCGGCCGCCGCCGAGGAGCGGCCGCTGATCCTGGCGGCCCACGAGATCGGCGCCGCCGACCTGCTGGAACCCGGCCGGAAGGTGGCCGCTGCCATCGCCGTGACGGGCGGACCCAACTCGCACGCGGCGATCGTGGCCCGCTCGCTGGGCATCCCGCTGCTGCTGGGCGTCGATCCTGCACTGCTCGACCTGCCGGACGGAGCGGAGATCCTGCTCGACGCGGGGCTCGCGACCGCGGTCGCCGGGCCGGACGACGGCGAGCGTACGGACGCGCTGCGGACCATCGCCGCGGCCCAGGAGCGCCGGCGGCAGCTCGCAGTGGGTCGGCAGTCGCCGGCCGAGACCGCCGACGGGCGGCGGATCGCGCTGCGCGCCAACGCGGCCACCCGCGCCGACGCCGAGGCGGCGCTGCAGGCGAACGCGGAGGGCGTCGGCCTGCTGCGTACCGAACTCCCCTTCCTGGACGCCGAGTCCTGGCCCAGCGCGGCGCAACACGAGGCGGTGCTCGGCCCGGTGCTCGGGGCGCTGCGCGGACAGGTCGTCGTCGCCCGCACGCTGGACTTCGCGGACGACAAGCTGCCGCCGTTCCTGGCGCGCGGCCGGTCGGGGCGGCTCGGCCGCGGGCTGCCGCTCATGCTGGCGCAGCCCGACGCCTTCGCCGACCAGTTCCGCGGCCTGCTGAGGGCGGGTGCGGACACCGACCTGCGGATCATGATCCCGATGGTCGCCCACGTCGACGAGGTACGGGCCTGCCGGGCGCTGCTGGAGCGGGCGGCCGCGCACGCCGGAGTTCCGGTGCCGGCGCTCGGCATCATGGTGGAACTGCCCGAGGCGGTCGACGGGGCTGACGAGCTGGCACGGGAGGCGGACTTCTTCTCCATCGGCAGCAACGACCTGACCAGCCAGATCCTGGGCCTTGACCGGCGCGACCAGGCAGCGACGCCCGACCTCGCCGCGCACCCCGCCGTACTGCGGGCGATCGACCGGGTCGTACGGGCCGCGCACCGCCACAACCGCCAGGTCTCGGTATGCGGGGACGCCGCCGCGCAGCCGCTGGTCGCGCCGCTGCTGGTCGGCCTCGGCTGCGACAGCCTGTCGGTCTCCCCCGCCGCGCTGGACGAGGTCCGCACACTGATCCGGCGTCTGCGTCACGACACGTGCGTCACGCTGGCCGCGGAGGCCATGGCCCGGCGGAACCTGGATGAGGTGCTGAGCCTGGTCCAGCGTCGCTGCGCTTCGGCGCTGGCCTGA
- a CDS encoding MIP/aquaporin family protein, which produces MEENSYSQKLLAETLGTAVLVFIGVGSVPATTIIGGNAPFTMAELGMISLAFATAVVAMVYAIGHISGCHINPAVTLALAATRKMPWRQVPGYITAQAAGALLGSLAIVGVLGHKAADVGLGIASYGSGVGAGHAFFAEAVGTFILVFVVFGAVDRRAAGGFAGMAIGLAVFAIIIPVAPATGASINMARTVGPMVVGRLFGSAVHWSQLPVYLVAEAAGAVLAGFVYTALNAGKRAAAAPAEPVAPLASAEGVLS; this is translated from the coding sequence ATGGAAGAAAACAGCTACTCCCAGAAGCTCCTGGCCGAGACGCTGGGCACCGCGGTGCTGGTGTTCATCGGTGTCGGCTCGGTCCCCGCGACCACGATCATCGGCGGCAACGCCCCGTTCACCATGGCCGAGTTGGGCATGATCTCGCTGGCCTTCGCCACCGCGGTCGTGGCGATGGTCTACGCGATCGGCCATATATCGGGTTGCCACATCAACCCCGCTGTCACCCTGGCGCTGGCCGCGACCAGGAAGATGCCCTGGCGCCAGGTGCCCGGCTACATCACCGCCCAGGCGGCCGGCGCCCTGCTCGGGTCCCTGGCGATCGTCGGCGTACTGGGGCACAAGGCCGCGGACGTCGGACTCGGCATCGCGTCCTACGGGTCCGGGGTCGGCGCCGGTCACGCCTTCTTCGCCGAGGCCGTCGGCACCTTCATCCTGGTCTTCGTCGTCTTCGGGGCCGTCGACCGCCGGGCGGCGGGCGGCTTCGCCGGCATGGCCATCGGGCTCGCCGTCTTCGCGATCATCATCCCGGTGGCGCCCGCCACCGGCGCGTCCATCAACATGGCCAGGACGGTGGGCCCGATGGTCGTCGGCCGGCTGTTCGGCTCCGCGGTCCACTGGAGCCAACTGCCCGTCTACCTGGTCGCGGAGGCGGCAGGCGCGGTCCTGGCCGGATTCGTGTACACCGCGCTGAACGCCGGGAAGCGGGCCGCCGCCGCCCCGGCGGAACCGGTCGCGCCGCTGGCAAGCGCCGAAGGAGTCCTGTCGTGA
- a CDS encoding IclR family transcriptional regulator — translation MVQAVQRAVQILRELAATGPRLGVTELAERLGVAKPTVHALLRTLEGEGLVVQDRDSSKYQLGPGLILLGNAYLDTQELRARSLTWADQLATRSGEAVWVAVLTGDHVLVVHHAFRPEGAVQILEVGASIPWSTCALGKAIVAVAPAEDRERLLDGEPAVLTGASVTDRDELAAQLEQARAHGYALEDQESAIGDAGIASPVFDRAGQVVGAIGIVGPVERLLDGSARQELAVAVRETARNLSRDLGAPRGAGRPAAV, via the coding sequence ATGGTGCAGGCTGTGCAGCGGGCGGTCCAGATCCTCCGCGAGCTCGCGGCCACCGGTCCCCGGCTCGGGGTCACCGAGTTGGCCGAGCGCCTCGGAGTGGCCAAGCCGACCGTGCACGCGCTGCTGCGCACCCTGGAGGGCGAGGGCCTGGTGGTGCAGGACAGGGACAGTTCCAAGTACCAGCTGGGGCCCGGGCTGATCCTGCTTGGCAACGCGTATCTGGACACCCAGGAGTTGCGTGCCCGGTCGCTGACCTGGGCCGACCAGTTGGCCACCCGGAGCGGGGAGGCGGTGTGGGTGGCGGTGCTCACCGGCGACCATGTACTGGTGGTGCACCACGCGTTCCGCCCCGAGGGGGCCGTGCAGATCCTGGAGGTGGGCGCCAGCATCCCGTGGAGCACCTGCGCGCTGGGCAAGGCGATCGTCGCGGTGGCCCCTGCGGAGGACCGGGAACGGCTGCTGGACGGCGAGCCGGCGGTGCTCACCGGCGCCAGCGTCACCGACAGGGACGAACTGGCCGCGCAGTTGGAGCAGGCCAGGGCGCACGGCTACGCCCTGGAGGACCAGGAGTCCGCGATCGGGGACGCCGGCATCGCCTCCCCGGTCTTCGACCGCGCGGGGCAGGTGGTCGGCGCCATCGGAATCGTCGGTCCCGTCGAGCGCCTGCTGGACGGATCCGCACGTCAGGAGCTCGCGGTGGCGGTGCGGGAGACCGCACGCAACCTGTCGCGCGACCTCGGTGCGCCTCGCGGGGCGGGGCGGCCCGCGGCCGTGTGA
- a CDS encoding VOC family protein, with protein sequence MVSVVQNVAIDCADAYELARFWSRVTGRPQHPEDGPGDPEAQVLLAEGPVLHFNQVPEGKTVKNRIHLCLRPETSRDEEVDRLVGLGATFVADRRNPDGSGWAVLADPEGNEFCVLRSESDRAAMNS encoded by the coding sequence ATGGTCTCAGTAGTGCAGAACGTAGCGATCGACTGTGCAGACGCCTATGAGCTGGCCCGGTTCTGGAGCAGAGTGACCGGCCGCCCGCAGCATCCGGAGGACGGACCGGGCGACCCCGAGGCCCAGGTCCTGCTGGCCGAGGGCCCGGTGCTGCACTTCAACCAGGTGCCCGAGGGCAAGACGGTCAAGAACCGCATCCACCTGTGCCTGCGCCCCGAGACCTCACGCGACGAGGAGGTGGACCGCCTGGTGGGCCTCGGCGCCACCTTCGTCGCCGACCGCCGCAATCCCGACGGCTCGGGCTGGGCCGTTCTCGCCGATCCCGAGGGCAACGAGTTCTGCGTTCTTCGCAGTGAGTCCGACCGGGCCGCGATGAATTCCTGA
- a CDS encoding TetR/AcrR family transcriptional regulator has product MSEPTGLRARKKERTRDAIGDAAISLFLERGFDRVSVNDIAAAAEISKPTLFRYFPTKEDLVLHRFADHQGEAACVVRDRSPGIKPVTALHRHFRAGLDRHDPVTGLNDHPAVVAFHRLVFSTPSLAGRLTRYQLEDEEALADALGEGIQARLRAAQVLAVQRVLAQANWQKIADGRTAPDVHPEAVADADQAFHQLP; this is encoded by the coding sequence ATGAGCGAGCCGACGGGGCTGCGGGCCCGCAAGAAGGAGCGGACGCGCGACGCCATCGGCGACGCGGCCATCTCACTGTTCCTGGAGCGCGGCTTCGACCGCGTCTCGGTCAACGACATCGCTGCGGCGGCCGAGATCTCCAAGCCGACCCTCTTCCGGTACTTCCCCACCAAGGAAGACCTGGTGCTGCACCGGTTCGCTGACCACCAGGGCGAGGCGGCATGCGTCGTACGCGACCGCAGCCCCGGCATCAAGCCGGTGACGGCGCTGCACCGGCACTTCCGGGCCGGCCTCGACCGGCACGACCCCGTCACCGGCCTCAACGATCATCCCGCGGTGGTGGCGTTCCATCGGCTGGTGTTCAGCACGCCGAGCCTGGCGGGACGACTCACGCGATACCAGCTCGAGGACGAGGAGGCACTGGCGGACGCCCTCGGCGAAGGCATCCAGGCACGCCTGCGAGCCGCCCAGGTACTCGCGGTCCAACGGGTGCTCGCCCAGGCCAACTGGCAGAAGATCGCCGACGGCCGAACCGCCCCCGACGTCCACCCCGAGGCCGTGGCCGATGCCGACCAGGCATTCCACCAACTGCCGTGA
- a CDS encoding SDR family NAD(P)-dependent oxidoreductase, translated as MTDFTGKTALITGSTQGIGRDIAATLAASGARVLITGRNAERGEKAVAEIRAAGGEADFLVADLHDAATAKTLAAEAVALAGEIDILVNNAGVYILGPTAGVTEADFDAMYNINVKVPFFLVAELAPLMAERGRGAIVNITTAFAEKGAVGPAAYGSSKAAVGLLTKSWAAEFGVNGVRVNTVSLGAILTEGSTKAFGEAVHDFPKGSPADRVGTTAEVAAAVAFLASDEASYIHGASLAVDGGMAI; from the coding sequence ATGACTGATTTCACCGGCAAGACCGCCCTGATCACCGGATCGACCCAGGGCATCGGCCGGGACATCGCCGCCACCCTGGCCGCCTCCGGCGCCCGGGTCCTGATCACCGGCCGCAACGCGGAGCGCGGCGAGAAGGCCGTCGCTGAGATCCGGGCCGCCGGCGGTGAGGCCGACTTCCTCGTCGCTGACCTGCACGATGCCGCCACCGCCAAGACGCTTGCCGCCGAGGCGGTGGCCCTGGCCGGTGAGATCGACATCCTCGTCAACAATGCGGGCGTCTACATTCTCGGACCGACCGCCGGCGTCACCGAGGCCGATTTCGACGCGATGTACAACATCAACGTCAAGGTTCCTTTCTTCCTGGTCGCTGAGCTGGCTCCGCTGATGGCTGAGCGCGGGCGCGGTGCCATCGTCAACATCACCACGGCGTTCGCCGAGAAGGGCGCGGTGGGGCCGGCCGCCTACGGCTCATCCAAGGCGGCGGTGGGTCTGCTCACCAAGTCGTGGGCCGCCGAATTCGGCGTCAACGGCGTCCGTGTCAACACCGTCAGCCTCGGCGCGATCCTTACCGAGGGTTCGACCAAGGCCTTCGGTGAGGCCGTCCATGACTTTCCCAAGGGATCCCCGGCCGACCGGGTCGGCACGACTGCGGAAGTAGCCGCTGCCGTCGCCTTCCTCGCCTCCGACGAGGCCTCCTACATCCACGGCGCGAGCCTCGCAGTTGACGGTGGAATGGCCATCTGA
- the dhaK gene encoding dihydroxyacetone kinase subunit DhaK, whose translation MKKLINSPETVLDDALAGIAAAHTSLRVDRDSRVITRAAGTRPGKVALVSGGGSGHEPLHGGFVGTGMLDAACPGEVFTSPVPDQMLAAAQRVDGGAGVVFVVKNYTGDVLNFEMAAELAQDAGIRTETVLVNDDVAVDDSTWTAGRRGTGATVLVEKIAGALAEQGAGLAAVAAVGRAVNAASRSFAVALTACTAPAAGKPGFDLPDDEIEIGVGIHGEPGRRRDTMRSAREIVAIALDAILTDQPMSAGDQAIVLVNGLGGTPLLELYVVFAEVAAALAERGVVVARNLVGNYVTSLDMAGVSLTVCKADAGMLALWDAPVNTPGLRWES comes from the coding sequence GTGAAGAAGCTCATCAACTCCCCCGAGACGGTTCTGGACGACGCCCTCGCCGGGATCGCCGCCGCGCACACCTCGCTGCGTGTCGACCGGGACAGCCGGGTGATCACCAGGGCCGCGGGGACCAGACCGGGCAAGGTCGCGCTGGTGTCCGGCGGCGGCTCGGGCCATGAGCCGCTGCACGGCGGATTCGTGGGAACGGGCATGCTGGACGCCGCGTGTCCCGGTGAGGTGTTCACCTCCCCGGTGCCGGATCAGATGCTGGCAGCCGCGCAGCGCGTGGACGGCGGCGCCGGCGTGGTGTTCGTGGTGAAGAACTACACCGGCGACGTCCTCAACTTCGAGATGGCCGCCGAACTGGCCCAGGACGCCGGGATCCGCACCGAGACAGTGCTGGTGAACGACGACGTCGCCGTCGACGACTCGACGTGGACGGCGGGGCGGCGCGGCACCGGGGCCACCGTCCTGGTGGAGAAGATCGCCGGCGCGCTGGCGGAACAGGGCGCCGGCCTGGCCGCGGTCGCCGCGGTGGGGCGCGCGGTCAACGCGGCTTCGCGGTCCTTCGCCGTCGCGCTGACCGCCTGCACCGCGCCCGCCGCGGGCAAACCGGGCTTCGACCTGCCGGACGACGAGATCGAGATCGGCGTGGGCATCCACGGCGAGCCGGGCCGCCGTCGCGACACGATGCGCTCGGCCCGGGAGATCGTGGCGATCGCCCTGGACGCGATCCTCACCGACCAGCCGATGTCGGCGGGCGACCAGGCGATCGTGCTGGTCAACGGCCTCGGCGGGACTCCACTGCTGGAGCTCTACGTGGTGTTCGCCGAGGTGGCGGCCGCACTGGCCGAGCGGGGCGTGGTCGTGGCACGAAACCTGGTGGGGAACTACGTCACCAGCCTGGACATGGCCGGTGTCTCCTTGACCGTGTGCAAGGCCGACGCGGGGATGCTGGCGCTCTGGGACGCTCCGGTGAACACCCCCGGTCTGCGCTGGGAGTCCTGA
- the dhaL gene encoding dihydroxyacetone kinase subunit DhaL, which produces MDIDLARAWVQAIAAVMAGERDRLTQLDSAIGDADHGVNMQRGFAAAAAALDDDGLKTVGAVLVKVGSTLISSVGGASGPLYGSTFRAIGKALDTPQADPVLFAAALAAGLQSVQKLGAATPGDKTMIDAYAPALAAFQEEADAGAEFAAAARAAARAAEEGMRATAPMQARKGRASYLGPRSIGHQDPGATSTALVFRALADTAARR; this is translated from the coding sequence GTGGACATCGACCTCGCCCGCGCCTGGGTGCAGGCCATCGCCGCCGTCATGGCCGGCGAGAGGGACCGCCTCACCCAGCTCGATTCGGCCATCGGGGACGCCGACCACGGTGTCAACATGCAACGCGGCTTCGCCGCCGCGGCGGCGGCACTGGACGACGACGGGCTGAAGACGGTCGGCGCCGTCCTGGTCAAGGTCGGCAGCACGCTGATATCCAGCGTCGGCGGCGCCTCGGGACCGCTGTACGGCAGTACGTTCCGGGCCATCGGCAAGGCGCTCGACACACCGCAGGCCGACCCCGTGCTGTTCGCGGCGGCGCTCGCGGCGGGGCTGCAGAGCGTCCAGAAGCTCGGCGCCGCCACGCCGGGCGACAAGACGATGATCGACGCCTACGCCCCCGCGCTGGCCGCCTTCCAGGAGGAGGCGGACGCCGGCGCCGAGTTCGCGGCGGCCGCGCGGGCAGCGGCCCGCGCTGCCGAGGAGGGGATGCGGGCGACGGCGCCGATGCAGGCACGCAAGGGCCGGGCGTCCTATCTGGGCCCGCGCAGCATCGGCCACCAGGACCCCGGGGCGACCTCGACCGCGCTGGTCTTCCGGGCACTCGCGGACACGGCGGCCCGCCGATGA